One Colias croceus chromosome 7, ilColCroc2.1 genomic window carries:
- the LOC123693434 gene encoding muscarinic acetylcholine receptor gar-2 isoform X1 → MNSAGEGTIMNATETNLDFNRSTPIFTIGTNFITQWKLQKFKQRPCISSFSECEDFISNVTNFTDGYYFNSSIEDVPNQVQPVLPPFPMWLASIIAACLILVILLTVSGNVLVLLAFLVDRTIRQPSNYFIASLAATDLLIGTLSMPFYTDYVLKGYWHLGPLLCDLWLSVDYTVCLVSQYTVLLITVDRFCSVKIAARYRAWRTKNRVIWMVTVTWIVPALLFFTTIFGWEHFVGYRDLQEGECAVQFLKDPVFNTALIIAYYWTTLVVLIVLYAGIFKTAYDMQKKSEAKQRKMQSMVALSAGVMTGMAGRAAGMATLSKATVSSEDQIKVSETIRKDSTPKGSLAAPQLNLGGSSDSNSSQKSSAHKSSATATGTTTTESEADKKEENVEPERSSSPAFDSDDESTTQTNLKKRSSVANLVMQTSTMQLLSNMRLNGGMLLKPEAKSSQPIKYEIEKQKSTLSQISEKSILDIENVQSQNGQTPAVSVPLSSTSNMSPSSSGIATPLEREVSTTIAQRIIPPPSEFRCSPTVSESPPSHSESYRPKFPKPVKCDGSGFDILIGLDGADLRYMDECSVIVPTPQNESPPSSITFPTATEPSSPPTLNSGNITNTSLLQAALIRATAEAQVTQPKPNVALPQPQPVKVNTEVSLTTGERPKPIITLVTTSSNNNETQTSKPTENKTASIRLNTGLSPGIESSDISSPAISGPCRGDSRKELVKSIGKKFKVRRSKRDGLFPGIGRQKSKSENRARKAFRTISFILGAFVVCWTPYHILALVEGFCRNPPCINQHLYMFSYFLCYANSPINPFCYALANQQFKKTFMRLLKGDFHVT, encoded by the exons ATGAATAGTGCCGGCGAAGGAACAATAATGAATGCTACAGAGACTAACCTTGATTTCAATAGATCGACGCCTATATTTACTATTGGGACCAACTTCATTACTCAGTG GAAACTTCAGAAATTCAAGCAGCGTCCATGTATATCCAGTTTCTCTGAATGCGAAGACTTCATCAGCAATGTTACCAACTTCACTGATGGCTACTACTTCAACTCATCCATCGAAGATGTACCGAATCAAGTG caACCCGTTCTCCCGCCGTTTCCCATGTGGCTGGCGTCAATCATAGCCGCATGCTTGATCCTGGTAATCCTTCTGACCGTCAGTGGGAATGTTCTGGTTCTCCTTGCGTTTCTTGTGGACAGAACTATTCGTCAACCGAGCAATTACTTCATCGCCTCCCTGGCTGCtactgatttattgattg GTACTTTATCGATGCCGTTTTATACAGACTACGTTTTGAAAGGGTACTGGCATTTAGGACCATTATTGTGTGACCTTTGGCTATCCGTCGATTACACCGTATGCCTTGTGTCACAATACACAGTTCTTTTGATAACGGTCGATAGATTCTGCAGTGTTAAAATAGCGGCACGATACAGAGCATGGCGAACAAAAAATCGAGTTATATGGATGGTCACAGTTACTTGGATAGTGCCAGCATTGCTATTTTTCACTACAATTTTTGGATGGGAACATTTTGTAGGTTATAGAGATCTGCAAGAAGGAGAATGTGCCGTACAATTTCTGAAAGACCCTGTATTCAACACAGCTTTAATTATTGCTTATTATTGGACTACACTTGTAGTATTGATAGTACTCTATGCTGGTATTTTTAAAACTGCGTATGACATGCAAAAGAAAAGTGAAGCAAAACAAAGGAAAATGCAATCGATGGTGGCGCTCAGTGCAGGTGTTATGACAGGCATGGCTGGTAGAGCAGCGGGCATGGCAACGCTATCCAAAGCTACTGTATCAAGTGAAGATCAAATCAAGGTATCGGAAACTATCCGTAAAGATTCAACACCAAAAGGGTCTTTAGCTGCACCTCAGTTGAATTTAGGTGGTTCTTCGGATTCTAATTCCAGTCAAAAATCTTCCGCTCATAAAAGCAGCGCTACAGCAACAGGTACTACAACAACAGAATCAGAGGCAGACAAGAAAGAGGAAAATGTCGAGCCCGAAAGATCAAGCAGCCCAGCCTTTGATTCAGATGACGAAAGTACTACTCAGACTAACTTAAAGAAACGCTCTTCCGTTGCCAATTTGGTGATGCAAACTAGTACAATGCAATTACTTAGTAACATGCGTTTAAATGGTGGTATGCTCTTGAAACCTGAAGCAAAATCATCCCAGCCAATTAAGtatgaaattgaaaaacaaaaatctaCACTGTCTCAAATATCAGAGAAAAGTATACTCGACATAGAGAATGTTCAATCTCAAAATGGACAAACACCTGCCGTAAGTGTGCCTCTTTCATCCACTAGCAACATGTCGCCTTCATCATCAGGAATAGCTACACCATTAGAGAGAGAAGTATCAACTACAATCGCTCAAAGAATCATTCCCCCTCCATCAGAGTTTCGCTGCAGTCCCACGGTCTCTGAAAGTCCACCATCTCATTCGGAATCATATAGACCTAAGTTCCCTAAGCCAGTTAAATGTGATGGAAGCGGGTTCGATATTCTAATAGGTCTTGATGGTGCTGATTTACGATATATGGATGAATGCTCAGTTATTGTTCCCACACCACAAAATGAAAGTCCACCATCTTCTATCACATTTCCAACTGCTACTGAACCATCATCCCCACCCACATTAAATTCTGGTAATATAACAAATACTTCCTTATTGCAGGCTGCTCTTATACGAGCAACAGCTGAAGCACAAGTAACACAACCCAAACCAAATGTAGCACTTCCACAACCACAACCCGTTAAAGTTAATACAGAGGTAAGTTTAACAACCGGCGAACGTCCAAAACCTATCATCACCCTTGTGACGACTtcttcaaataataatgagaCACAGACATCAAAACCGACCGAAAACAAAACTGCTTCAATCAGACTTAATACAGGTTTAAGTCCAGGAATTGAAAGTAGTGATATATCAAGTCCAGCGATAAGCGGGCCATGTCGAGGTGATTCTAGAAAAGAGCTTGTTAAAAGTATAGGAAAGAAATTCAAAGTACGGCGATCCAAACGCGATGGACTCTTTCCTGGTATAGGGAGACAAAAGTCTAAATCAGAAAATAGAGCTAGGAAAGCGTTCAGAAccatatcttttattttaggCGCGTTTGTTGTTTGTTGGACACCATATCACATATTAGCTTTAGTTGAAGGTTTTTGTCGAAACCCACCTTGCATAAACCAGCACTTGTATATGTTTTCCTACTTCCTATGTTATGCAAACAGTCCAATTAATCCTTTTTGCTACGCGCTAGCAAACCAACAATTTAAAAAGACTTTCATGAGACTTTTAAAGGGCGATTTTCATGTCACTTAA
- the LOC123693434 gene encoding muscarinic acetylcholine receptor M4 isoform X2, with translation MNSAGEGTIMNATETNLDFNRSTPIFTIGTNFITQWKLQKFKQRPCISSFSECEDFISNVTNFTDGYYFNSSIEDVPNQVQPVLPPFPMWLASIIAACLILVILLTVSGNVLVLLAFLVDRTIRQPSNYFIASLAATDLLIGTLSMPFYTDYVLKGYWHLGPLLCDLWLSVDYTVCLVSQYTVLLITVDRFCSVKIAARYRAWRTKNRVIWMVTVTWIVPALLFFTTIFGWEHFVGYRDLQEGECAVQFLKDPVFNTALIIAYYWTTLVVLIVLYAGIFKTAYDMQKKSEAKQRKMQSMVALSAGVMTGMAGRAAGMATLSKATVSSEDQIKVSETIRKDSTPKGSLAAPQLNLGGSSDSNSSQKSSAHKSSATATGTTTTESEADKKEENVEPERSSSPAFDSDDESTTQTNLKKRSSVANLVMQTSTMQLLSNMRLNGGMLLKPEAKSSQPIKYEIEKQKSTLSQISEKSILDIENVQSQNGQTPAAALIRATAEAQVTQPKPNVALPQPQPVKVNTEVSLTTGERPKPIITLVTTSSNNNETQTSKPTENKTASIRLNTGLSPGIESSDISSPAISGPCRGDSRKELVKSIGKKFKVRRSKRDGLFPGIGRQKSKSENRARKAFRTISFILGAFVVCWTPYHILALVEGFCRNPPCINQHLYMFSYFLCYANSPINPFCYALANQQFKKTFMRLLKGDFHVT, from the exons ATGAATAGTGCCGGCGAAGGAACAATAATGAATGCTACAGAGACTAACCTTGATTTCAATAGATCGACGCCTATATTTACTATTGGGACCAACTTCATTACTCAGTG GAAACTTCAGAAATTCAAGCAGCGTCCATGTATATCCAGTTTCTCTGAATGCGAAGACTTCATCAGCAATGTTACCAACTTCACTGATGGCTACTACTTCAACTCATCCATCGAAGATGTACCGAATCAAGTG caACCCGTTCTCCCGCCGTTTCCCATGTGGCTGGCGTCAATCATAGCCGCATGCTTGATCCTGGTAATCCTTCTGACCGTCAGTGGGAATGTTCTGGTTCTCCTTGCGTTTCTTGTGGACAGAACTATTCGTCAACCGAGCAATTACTTCATCGCCTCCCTGGCTGCtactgatttattgattg GTACTTTATCGATGCCGTTTTATACAGACTACGTTTTGAAAGGGTACTGGCATTTAGGACCATTATTGTGTGACCTTTGGCTATCCGTCGATTACACCGTATGCCTTGTGTCACAATACACAGTTCTTTTGATAACGGTCGATAGATTCTGCAGTGTTAAAATAGCGGCACGATACAGAGCATGGCGAACAAAAAATCGAGTTATATGGATGGTCACAGTTACTTGGATAGTGCCAGCATTGCTATTTTTCACTACAATTTTTGGATGGGAACATTTTGTAGGTTATAGAGATCTGCAAGAAGGAGAATGTGCCGTACAATTTCTGAAAGACCCTGTATTCAACACAGCTTTAATTATTGCTTATTATTGGACTACACTTGTAGTATTGATAGTACTCTATGCTGGTATTTTTAAAACTGCGTATGACATGCAAAAGAAAAGTGAAGCAAAACAAAGGAAAATGCAATCGATGGTGGCGCTCAGTGCAGGTGTTATGACAGGCATGGCTGGTAGAGCAGCGGGCATGGCAACGCTATCCAAAGCTACTGTATCAAGTGAAGATCAAATCAAGGTATCGGAAACTATCCGTAAAGATTCAACACCAAAAGGGTCTTTAGCTGCACCTCAGTTGAATTTAGGTGGTTCTTCGGATTCTAATTCCAGTCAAAAATCTTCCGCTCATAAAAGCAGCGCTACAGCAACAGGTACTACAACAACAGAATCAGAGGCAGACAAGAAAGAGGAAAATGTCGAGCCCGAAAGATCAAGCAGCCCAGCCTTTGATTCAGATGACGAAAGTACTACTCAGACTAACTTAAAGAAACGCTCTTCCGTTGCCAATTTGGTGATGCAAACTAGTACAATGCAATTACTTAGTAACATGCGTTTAAATGGTGGTATGCTCTTGAAACCTGAAGCAAAATCATCCCAGCCAATTAAGtatgaaattgaaaaacaaaaatctaCACTGTCTCAAATATCAGAGAAAAGTATACTCGACATAGAGAATGTTCAATCTCAAAATGGACAAACACCTGCC GCTGCTCTTATACGAGCAACAGCTGAAGCACAAGTAACACAACCCAAACCAAATGTAGCACTTCCACAACCACAACCCGTTAAAGTTAATACAGAGGTAAGTTTAACAACCGGCGAACGTCCAAAACCTATCATCACCCTTGTGACGACTtcttcaaataataatgagaCACAGACATCAAAACCGACCGAAAACAAAACTGCTTCAATCAGACTTAATACAGGTTTAAGTCCAGGAATTGAAAGTAGTGATATATCAAGTCCAGCGATAAGCGGGCCATGTCGAGGTGATTCTAGAAAAGAGCTTGTTAAAAGTATAGGAAAGAAATTCAAAGTACGGCGATCCAAACGCGATGGACTCTTTCCTGGTATAGGGAGACAAAAGTCTAAATCAGAAAATAGAGCTAGGAAAGCGTTCAGAAccatatcttttattttaggCGCGTTTGTTGTTTGTTGGACACCATATCACATATTAGCTTTAGTTGAAGGTTTTTGTCGAAACCCACCTTGCATAAACCAGCACTTGTATATGTTTTCCTACTTCCTATGTTATGCAAACAGTCCAATTAATCCTTTTTGCTACGCGCTAGCAAACCAACAATTTAAAAAGACTTTCATGAGACTTTTAAAGGGCGATTTTCATGTCACTTAA